A segment of the Gammaproteobacteria bacterium genome:
CACCGCGCTGGTGGTGGTCACCCACGACTTGACCCTGGCCTCACGCATGGACAAGGTCTACACCCTGCACGACGGGATTATTGAAGAGCTGTGAACTGACGGCCGAGATACAGGCCGTACAGCAGCAGGCTGGGAATCTGAAATACTAATAAGGTGGTCTGGCCGATCACCTCGTCGGCGTCGGCGATATGCAGCTGATGGCGTACGTCGAGGCCCAGCCGGTGGGCGAGCAGGGCGCTGACCCGATGCCCCAGCACCGCGAACAGCACGATGCCGCCCAGGGTGGGCAGGTCGGGCCAGAGATTCAACTTCAGCGCGTTGTCGGCCGCGGCCCAATGCGCCAGGAATGCCAGCGCCAGCGTGCCCTGGATGGGCAGGATCAGGGCCGTGAACCGGCCGATCGCGGGCAGCAGAGGCAGGATCAGGGAAACCACGAACAGCCAGTTCACCAGGGTCTGGAAACGTTCGTGGCCGTTGTCGAGCAGATGCCCGAGCCCGGGCAGCTGCGGCTGATCGAGCAGGACAGGGAGCGTCAACAGAATGAACAGCAGCATCAACAGCACGCGCACCAGCGGCACCCCCATGTGCGCGAGCAGGAAGTGCGTCACCCGCACCTCCGCCACCCGTTCCCCCAGTTTTTCCAGCAGCACCAGCGCCGCCAGGCTGAGGGCCAGATACAGGCTGGCCGCCAGGATCAGGCGCGGCGAGAACAGCGCCTCAATCATGCTTGGAGCGTGACGCCAGTCGGCGCCGTTTGCGTTCCTGCCAACGCTGTCCGACATGCAGTCGCCAGAACATCAGCATGCCGTAGTAACCCACCAGTGCGCCGGTGACGGAAAAGAGCAGGCAGCCCAGCAGAAAGGGTTTCCAGATGCGCACCATGTCGTGCATCAGCCAGTCCAGGCTCAACTGGAAATGGAAGGCCAGCGGCGGGGCATCGAGTATCCAGCGCCCCAGCTTGTAGGCGAAGAAGAAGACCGGCCCCATGGTCACGGGATTGGTGAGCCAGACCAGCAGCACCGAGATCGGCAGGTTGACGCGGAACAGGATGGCCAGGGCCGCCGCACCGACCATCTGGAACGGCACGGGCACGAAGGCCATGAACAGACCCACGGCGAAGGCGCCGGAGACCGAGTGGCGGTTCATGTGCCACAGGTTCGGGTCGTGCAGCAGGGTGCCGAAAAACTGCAGGTGCTTGTGATCGCGCACCGAGTCGTAGGCGGGGAACACCTTTTTGAGCAGCTTTTTTGGCATAAACGTGACTTAAGCGCGGACCCGTCCGCTACCGCGAGCTGGACATTATCCATGATTTTTATTTCATGAACATGCCGGTACTGGCGGTCGCGTTTTTGGCAGGTGACCTGTTGCTGCAACAGGCGGGGGTCCTGCCCGCGGTGTCCTGGGGCTGGCTGATCCTGCCGCTGCTCGGGCTGCTGGCATGGCCGTGGGGGCGGCGCCGGCTGGTCGTCCCTGCCGTGTTCGCCGTCGGTTATCTGTGGGCGCTGTGCCTGGCTCACTGGCAGCTGGCGCCCGGTCTGCCGGCCAGCCTGGAAGGGCGGGACGTTACCGTGGTCGGCCGGGTGATCGGTCTGCCCCGGCAGCTCAGCTACGGGGTGCGTTTCGAGCTCGTGTCCGACACTCTGCGGGATGCGCGGGGCAACCGCATGACGCCGCCGCGCCGGCTGCGCCTGACCTGGCATCATCCGCTGCAGCCTGTCGAGGCCGGACAGCGCTGGCGGCTGCATGTCAGGCTCAAGCGCCCGCACGGGTTCATGAACCCCGGCGGATTCGATTACGAGGGCTGGCTGTACCGCGAAGGCGTGCAGGCGACCGGCTATGTGCGCCGCGCTGCCGGCAACCGCCTGCTCGGCGAAACCTTCACCCTGGACCGATTGCGCCAGCATCTGGCCGCTTCGATCCACACTTCCCTGCCCGGGGGCAGGTTCACCGGGGTGCTGGAGGCGCTGGTGGTCGGTGCGCGCGGCGACGTCCCGCAGGACCAGTGGCGTATCTGGCTGGCCACCGGCACCAATCATCTGATGGCCATTTCCGGCCTGCACATCGGACTGGTGGCGGGGCTGGTGTTCGCCGTGGCGATGTTCTTCTGGCGGCGGGTGCCCTGGCTGTGTCTGCGCATGCCCGCGATGCAGGCCGCGGCGGTGGCGGGCCTGCTGGCGGCGACCGGTTATGCCCTGCTGGCGGGGCTGTCGCTGCCGACCCAGCGTGCCCTGATCATGCTGGCCGTGGTCATGGGGGCGCTGCTGGTCCGGCGCGAGATCAGGCCTTTGCAGACCCTGTCTCTTGCCTTGTTCGCCGTACTGGTTTTCGATCCCCTGGCGGTGCTGTCGCCGGGGTTCTGGTTTTCGTTTTTCGCGGTCGGGGTGATCTTCTACCTGGCCGGCGGCAGGGTCCGGCCCGTGCGTGGTTTGCGTCAGTGGGGGCGTATCCAGTTCTGGCTGACGCTCGGGCTGCTGCCGCTCACGCTGTGGTTTTTTCAGCGCGGCGTGCTGGTCGGGGCGCTGGCCAACCTGGTGGCGGTACCGGTGGTGAGTCTGCTGGTGGTCCCTCTGGCGCTGATCGGTACCCTGGCGTTGCAGGCCTATGCGCCGCTGGGGCACCTGCTGCTATGGCTGGCGCAGGGGGTGCTGTCCGCGCTGTGGCCTCTGCTGACGTTGCTTGCCGGTCTGCCCTTTGCTCAATGGCATGCCCCGGCGGCGCCGTTCTGGGCGCTGGTGCTGGCCGTGCTCGGTGTGGCGGTGATCATGGCGCCGCGCGGCCTGCCGGGCCGCTGGCTGGGCACGTTGTTGCTGCTGCCCCTGCTCGGATGGCAGCCGTCGCGCCCGGTCATAGGTAATTACCGGCTGACGCTGCTCGACGTGGGGGAGGGGCTGGCGGCGGTGGTGCGCACCCATGGCCACACTTTGGTGTTCGACACCGGCCCGCGTTTCAGCCCGAGTTTCGATACCGGTGCCGCCGTGGTGGTGCCCTATCTGCGCAACCGGGGCATCCGCACCGTGGATGCGCTGATCGTCTCGCACGGCGACAACGATCACGCCGGCGGTGCGGCATCGGTCATACGGTTGCTGTCGGTGCACCGTGTGCTGAGCAGCGCGCACCGCTTCGTGGCCAGCGGCAGGGCGAGGCCCTGCCTGGCGGGTCAGCACTGGCGCTGGGACGGGGTGGCCTTCGAGATGCTGAATCCGCCGCAGGGGCTGGCCGGATCGCGCAACAACCGCGCCTGCGTGCTGCGGGTCTCGTCCCCGGCGGGCAGCCTGTTGCTGGCCAGCGACATCGAGCGCCCGGCCGAGGAGCGGCTGCTGGCGGCGGGGGATACGCTGCACAGCGATGTGCTGGTCGTCCCGCATCACGGCAGCCGCACCTCGTCCTCGCCGGCGTTTCTGGCGGCAGTGCACCCGCGTCTGGCCCTGCTCAGCATGGGCTATCGCAACCGCTATCATTTCCCCAGCCGGGAGGTCACGGCCCGCTATGCGGCGCGCCGTATCCGACTCGCCGATACCTGCAATCAGGGCGCCCTGCAGGTCGATTTCAGGGGCGGTGCGGGCCCGCGCCTGTCTCCGGGATACCGCCTGCAGGCGCGACATTACTGGAATAACATGTCAGGCTGTGATCTCAAGCTGGGTGCGGACGCCCGTTTTTCGAGCGCCCCGCAACAGGTAGTTGAAAAGCGTCACGAGGGGCGATCAGGCAAGGCGCAAACCGGCGCGAAAGCGCAGTTTCCTGGCGGTAAATGAGCGTTCTGAGCCGGTTTCCAACGCCGTATCATCGTCCCGCGGTAGTTTTTAAAGGGCCTGTTAAATCAAGTATCATGTCGCGCATTTTAAATCCCTCACACTCTTAAGGACTTGCCCGTGTACGAACTGGTCGTTGCCGGCGGTTGGCTGATGCTGCCTCTCATTGCCTGTTCCATCATCGCCTTGGCGATCATCATCGAGCGTTTATGGAGCCTGAACACCAAGCGCGTCATCCCGCCGCAGCTGGTGGCGCAGATCTGGCGTAACATCGAGGCGGGCCAGATGAACGAACAGCGCCTGCGCGAATTGCGTACCGGTTCGCCGCTCGGCCGCGTGCTGGCTGCCGGCCTGGTCAACGCCAACGAAAGCCGCGAGGTGATGCGCGAGGCGATCGAGGAGACCGGCCGCCACGTCACCCACGAACTCGAGCGATTCCTGAACAGCCTGGGCACCATCGCCGGCATCTCTCCCTTGCTCGGCCTGCTCGGCACCGTGGTCGGCATGATTCAGGTGTTCAGCGTGATCACCTCGATCGGCGTGGGCGACCCCAACCAGCTCGCCGGCGGCATCTCCAAGGCGCTGATCACCACCGCCGCCGGTTTGAGCATCGCCATCCCGGCGCTGATCTTCCACCGCTACTTCCGCGGCAAGGTGGACAGCCTGGTGGTGACCATGGAGCAGGAGGCGATCAAACTCGTGGAAGTGCTGCACGGCGAGCGCAAGCGCGGGGGTAATGCATGAACTTCCGTCGCCGCCAGCGTCGCGACATCGATATCGACATCACGCCGCTGATCGATGTCGTCTTTCTGCTGCTGATCTTCTTCATGGTGACCACCACCTTCAGCCGGCACGCCGAGCTGAAGATCGATCTGCCCAAGGCCAGCAGTGCGCAGCAGGACAATCGTAAGCAGGTCCAGATCGCCATCGACGCCAAGGGCAATTTCTTCATCGACGGACATCCGCTGGTCAACAACCGTCCGGAGACCCTGATCTCCGCACTGCGCGACGTGGTGAAGGAGAACAAGGACCAGCCGGTCATCATCAGCGCAGATGCGATGACGCCGCACCAGGCCGTGGTCACCGCCATGGATGCCGCCGCGCGCCTCGGGCTGACCCGCCTGTCGATCGCCACCACCCGCTCCGGGAACGGTTCGAACTGAGAATGAGCGAATCTCCCCAGACACCCACGGGGATGGGCATTTATCGTCGGTTGCTCAGCGAGTCGCTGCGGTACTGGCCTTATCTGGTGATTGCGGTGCTCGGCATGTCGCTCACCGCCGCCACGCAGCCGGCTA
Coding sequences within it:
- a CDS encoding DUF2062 domain-containing protein, with protein sequence MPKKLLKKVFPAYDSVRDHKHLQFFGTLLHDPNLWHMNRHSVSGAFAVGLFMAFVPVPFQMVGAAALAILFRVNLPISVLLVWLTNPVTMGPVFFFAYKLGRWILDAPPLAFHFQLSLDWLMHDMVRIWKPFLLGCLLFSVTGALVGYYGMLMFWRLHVGQRWQERKRRRLASRSKHD
- a CDS encoding MotA/TolQ/ExbB proton channel family protein; this translates as MYELVVAGGWLMLPLIACSIIALAIIIERLWSLNTKRVIPPQLVAQIWRNIEAGQMNEQRLRELRTGSPLGRVLAAGLVNANESREVMREAIEETGRHVTHELERFLNSLGTIAGISPLLGLLGTVVGMIQVFSVITSIGVGDPNQLAGGISKALITTAAGLSIAIPALIFHRYFRGKVDSLVVTMEQEAIKLVEVLHGERKRGGNA
- a CDS encoding DNA internalization-related competence protein ComEC/Rec2, producing the protein MNMPVLAVAFLAGDLLLQQAGVLPAVSWGWLILPLLGLLAWPWGRRRLVVPAVFAVGYLWALCLAHWQLAPGLPASLEGRDVTVVGRVIGLPRQLSYGVRFELVSDTLRDARGNRMTPPRRLRLTWHHPLQPVEAGQRWRLHVRLKRPHGFMNPGGFDYEGWLYREGVQATGYVRRAAGNRLLGETFTLDRLRQHLAASIHTSLPGGRFTGVLEALVVGARGDVPQDQWRIWLATGTNHLMAISGLHIGLVAGLVFAVAMFFWRRVPWLCLRMPAMQAAAVAGLLAATGYALLAGLSLPTQRALIMLAVVMGALLVRREIRPLQTLSLALFAVLVFDPLAVLSPGFWFSFFAVGVIFYLAGGRVRPVRGLRQWGRIQFWLTLGLLPLTLWFFQRGVLVGALANLVAVPVVSLLVVPLALIGTLALQAYAPLGHLLLWLAQGVLSALWPLLTLLAGLPFAQWHAPAAPFWALVLAVLGVAVIMAPRGLPGRWLGTLLLLPLLGWQPSRPVIGNYRLTLLDVGEGLAAVVRTHGHTLVFDTGPRFSPSFDTGAAVVVPYLRNRGIRTVDALIVSHGDNDHAGGAASVIRLLSVHRVLSSAHRFVASGRARPCLAGQHWRWDGVAFEMLNPPQGLAGSRNNRACVLRVSSPAGSLLLASDIERPAEERLLAAGDTLHSDVLVVPHHGSRTSSSPAFLAAVHPRLALLSMGYRNRYHFPSREVTARYAARRIRLADTCNQGALQVDFRGGAGPRLSPGYRLQARHYWNNMSGCDLKLGADARFSSAPQQVVEKRHEGRSGKAQTGAKAQFPGGK
- a CDS encoding biopolymer transporter ExbD — its product is MNFRRRQRRDIDIDITPLIDVVFLLLIFFMVTTTFSRHAELKIDLPKASSAQQDNRKQVQIAIDAKGNFFIDGHPLVNNRPETLISALRDVVKENKDQPVIISADAMTPHQAVVTAMDAAARLGLTRLSIATTRSGNGSN